A genomic window from Betta splendens chromosome 24, fBetSpl5.4, whole genome shotgun sequence includes:
- the LOC129603711 gene encoding trace amine-associated receptor 1-like, with translation MAPEITVNVSAADHIPLCYELDKRFYILINSTSTACVLLYVFLGCLSVVNVCGNLFIIISIIYFKQLHTPTNSLILSLAVADLLVGLLVFPFNTRFTVSFCLDRGHLYCKLRNTFDVTLSTASILNLCCISIDRYYAVCQPLTYRAKMNFHVVGTMILMTWTVSVLVSVGFLVSEFNYEKCEKSCLIDILLANILGPILAFYVPVIIMLCIYLKIFLVAQRQACSIQNKSCQMRTFGSTVSKLERKATKTLATVLGVFLMCWTPFFLCFSFQLLHGVSVPDSVFETLNWFALSNSMLNPFIYAFFYSWFRAAFKIIVSGKIFQGDFGSTKLT, from the coding sequence ATGGCACCAGAGATTACTGTCAACGTCAGTGCTGCTGACCACATACCCCTGTGTTATGAATTAGATAAGAGGTTTTACATATTGATAAACAGTACTTCAACAGCATGTGTTTTGTTATATGTTTTCCTTGGTTGCTTATCAGTTGTTAATGTATGTGGAAATCTTTTCATTATAATCTCTATTATTTACTTTAAGCAGCTTCACACTCCTACAAACTCTCTCATCCTCTCGCTGGCTGTGGCTGACCTGCTGGTTGGGCTGCTAGTGTTTCCCTTCAACACCAGATTTACTGTGAGCTTCTGTCTTGATCGTGGGCATTTATATTGCAAACTACGAAACACTTTTGATGTAACACTGAGCACAGCTTCCATTTTGAATTTATGTTGTATTTCTATTGATAGATACTACGCAGTGTGTCAACCTCTCACCTACAGAGCTAAGATGAATTTTCATGTTGTTGGTACTATGATTCTGATGACCTGGACTGTTTCCGTTCTAGTTTCTGTTGGCTTTTTAGTTTCAGAATTTAATTATGAAAAGTGTGAAAAGTCCTGTCTTATTGATATTTTACTTGCAAATATTTTGGGACCTATTTTAGCATTTTATGTCCCAGTGATCATAATGTTATGTATATACCTAAAGATTTTCCTTGTTGCACAGAGGCAGGCATGTAGTATACAGAACAAGAGCTGTCAAATGAGAACATTTGGATCCACTGTGAGTAAGCTGGAAAGAAAGGCCACTAAAACTCTCGCTACTGTTTTGGGAGTTTTTCTGATGTGTTGGACTCCTTTCTTTCTGTGCTTTAGCTTCCAGCTTTTACACGGCGTCTCGGTGCCAGATTCAGTGTTTGAAACGCTCAATTGGTTTGCATTGTCAAACTCAATGCTTAATCCTTTTATTTACGCTTTCTTCTACAGCTGGTTCCGAGCAGCTTTCAAAATCATTGTTTCTGGAAAAATATTTCAAGGTGATTTTGGTAGCACAAAACTGACTTAG
- the LOC129603709 gene encoding trace amine-associated receptor 1-like produces MAPEITVNVSAADHIPLCYELDKRFYILINSTSTVCVFLYVFLGCLSVVIVCGNLFIIISIIYFKQLHNPTNSLILSLAVADLLVGLLVFPFNTRFTVSFCLDRGHLYCKLRNTFDVTLSTASILNLCCISIDRYYAVCQPLTYRAKMNFHVVGTMILMTWTVSVLVSVGFLVSEFNYEKCEKSCLIDILLANILGPILAFYVPVVIMLCIYLKIFLVAQRQARSIQNKSCQMRTFASTVSKLERKATKTLATVLGVFLMCWTPFFLCFSFQLLHGVSVPDSVFETLNWFALSNSMLNPFIYAFFYSWFRAAFKIIVSGKIFQGDFGNTKLT; encoded by the coding sequence ATGGCACCAGAGATTACTGTCAACGTCAGTGCTGCTGACCACATACCCCTGTGTTATGAATTAGATAAGAGGTTTTACATATTGATAAACAGTACTTCAACCGTATGTGTTTTCTTATATGTTTTCCTTGGCTGTTTATCAGTTGTTATTGTATGTGGAAATCTTTTCATTATAATCTCTATTATTTACTTCAAGCAGCTCCACAATCCTACAAACTCTCTCATCCTCTCGCTGGCTGTTGCTGACCTGCTGGTTGGGCTGCTAGTGTTTCCCTTCAACACCAGATTTACTGTGAGCTTCTGTCTTGATCGTGGGCATTTATATTGCAAACTACGAAACACTTTTGATGTAACACTGAGCACAGCTTCCATTTTGAATTTATGTTGTATTTCTATTGATAGATACTACGCAGTGTGTCAACCTCTCACCTACAGAGCTAAGATGAATTTTCATGTTGTTGGTACTATGATTCTGATGACCTGGACTGTTTCCGTTCTAGTTTCTGTTGGCTTTTTAGTTTCAGAATTTAATTATGAAAAGTGTGAAAAGTCCTGTCTTATTGATATTTTACTTGCAAATATTTTGGGACCTATTTTAGCATTTTATGTCCCAGTGGTCATAATGTTATGTATATACCTAAAGATTTTCCTTGTTGCACAGAGGCAGGCACGTAGTATACAGAACAAGAGCTGTCAAATGAGAACATTTGCATCCACTGTGAGTAAGCTGGAAAGAAAGGCCACTAAAACTCTCGCTACTGTTTTGGGAGTTTTTCTGATGTGTTGGACTCCTTTCTTTCTGTGCTTTAGCTTCCAGCTTTTACACGGCGTCTCGGTGCCAGATTCAGTGTTTGAAACGCTCAATTGGTTTGCATTGTCAAACTCAATGCTTAATCCTTTTATTTACGCTTTCTTCTACAGCTGGTTCCGAGCAGCTTTCAAAATCATTGTTTCTGGAAAAATATTTCAAGGTGATTTTGGTAACACAAAACTGACTTAG
- the LOC114849702 gene encoding trace amine-associated receptor 1-like, with product MEEISLNTTFLTNTHPCYARDNFTYILTTTPSVTCVVLYIFLVLLSVVTVCGNLLVIISVIYFNQLHTPTNYLVLSLAVADLLIGVLVFPFSMAFSLSSCLYHEHLFCKIRSSFDITLSTCSILNLCCISVDRYYAVCQPLAYRTKISYHGVVIMITVSWGVSAFIGISVIIAGLSNGTCADRCLIDVLMANTIGPLLSFYLPVIIILCIYLKIFLVAQRQTHKIQSTICQSTKSGAAVSKLERKATKTLATVLGVFLLCWTPFFLCITFLPFTNNSVPVSVIETLNWLTLSNSMLNPFIYAFFYSWFRAAFRMIISGKILKGDFANSKLH from the coding sequence ATGGAAGAAATTAGTCTCAACACAACttttttaacaaacacacatcccTGTTATGCAAGAGACAATTTCACTTACATTTTAACAACCACCCCTTCTGTTACCTGTGTTGTATTGTACATTTTCCTTGTATTACTGtctgttgttacagtatgtggaaaTCTTTTAGTAATAATatctgtcatttattttaatcagcTCCACACTCCTACAAACTACCTTGTTCTCTCACTGGCTGTGGCTGACCTGCTCATTGGGGTGTTGGTGTTCCCCTTTAGCATGGCATTTTCTCTCAGCTCGTGTCTGTATCACGAACATTTGTTCTGTAAAATACGTAGCAGCTTTGATATAACACTGAGCACATGTTCTATTCTGAATCTATGCTGCATTTCTGTGGACAGATATTACGCAGTGTGTCAGCCTCTAGCGTATCGAACTAAGATAAGTTACCATGGTGTTGTGATTATGATCACTGTGAGCTGGGGAGTTTCTGCTTTCATTGGAATTAGTGTCATAATTGCTGGTTTAAGCAATGGAACATGTGCGGATAGATGTTTAATAGATGTCCTCATGGCAAACACGATTGGACCTCTTTTATCATTCTATCTCCCAGTGATCATAATACTCTGTATCTACCTGAAGATTTTTCTCGttgcacagagacagacacacaaaatcCAGAGTACAATTTGTCAAAGCACAAAGTCAGGAGCAGCTGTTAGTAAATTGGAGAGAAAGGCAACCAAAACCCTGGCTACTGTTCTAGgagtttttcttttatgttggactcctttctttctttgtatAACATTTTTGCCATTTACTAATAACTCAGTGCCAGTTTCTGTGATTGAAACCCTTAATTGGCTTACACTATCGAATTCAATGCTTAATCCgtttatttatgcttttttcTATAGCTGGTTCCGAGCAGCTTTTCGAATGATAATATCTGGAAAGATATTGAAAGGGGATTTTGCTAATTCAAAACTGCATTGA
- the LOC114850048 gene encoding trace amine-associated receptor 1-like, with protein sequence MAPEITVNVSAADHIPLCYELDKRFYILINSTSTVCVFLYVFLGCLSVVIVCGNLFIIISIIYFKQLHTPTNSLILSLAVADLLVGLLVFPFNTRLTVSFCLDRGHLYCKLRNAFDVTLSTASILNLCCISIDRYYAVCQPLTYRAKMNFHVVGTMILMTWTVSVVVSVLVSEFNYEKCEKSCLIDILLANILGVIFSFYVPVVIMLCIYLKIFLVAQRQARSIQNKSCQMRTFGSTVSKLERKATKTLATVLGVFLMCWTPFFLCVSFQLLHSVLVPDSVFETLNWFALSNSMLNPFIYAFFYSWFRAAFRIIVSGKIFQGDFGNTKLT encoded by the coding sequence ATGGCACCAGAGATTACTGTCAACGTCAGTGCTGCTGACCACATACCCCTGTGTTATGAATTAGATAAGAGGTTTTACATATTGATAAACAGTACTTCAACCGTATGTGTTTTCTTATATGTTTTCCTTGGCTGCTTATCAGTTGTTATTGTATGTGGAAATCTTTTCATTATAATCTCTATTATTTACTTcaagcagctccacactcctACAAACTCTCTAATCCTCTCGCTGGCTGTGGCTGACCTGCTGGTTGGGCTGCTAGTGTTTCCCTTCAACACCAGATTAACTGTGAGCTTCTGTCTTGATCGTGGGCATTTATATTGCAAACTACGAAACGCTTTTGATGTAACACTGAGCACAGCTTCCATTTTGAATTTATGTTGTATTTCTATTGATAGATACTACGCAGTGTGTCAACCTCTCACCTACAGAGCTAAGATGAATTTTCATGTTGTTGGTACTATGATTCTGATGACCTGGACTGTTTCCGTTGTAGTTTCTGTTTTAGTTTCAGAATTTAATTATGAAAAGTGTGAAAAGTCCTGTCTAATTGATATTTTACTTGCAAATATTTTGGGagttattttttccttttatgtcCCAGTGGTCATAATGTTGTGTATATACCTAAAGATTTTCCTTGTTGCACAGAGGCAGGCACGTAGTATACAGAACAAGAGCTGTCAAATGAGAACATTTGGATCGACTGTGAGTAAGCTGGAAAGAAAGGCCACTAAAACTCTCGCTACTGTTTTGGGAGTTTTTCTCATGTGTTGGActcctttctttctgtgtgtTAGCTTCCAGCTTTTACACAGTGTCTTGGTGCCAGACTCAGTGTTTGAAACCCTCAACTGGTTTGCATTGTCTAACTCAATGCTTAATCCTTTTATTTACGCTTTCTTCTACAGCTGGTTCCGAGCAGCTTTCAGAATCATTGTTTCTGGAAAAATATTTCAAGGTGATTTTGGTAACACAAAACTGACTTAG
- the LOC129603710 gene encoding trace amine-associated receptor 1-like, with the protein MAPEITVNVSAADHIPLCYELDKRFYILINSTSTVCVFLYVFLGCLSVVIVCGNLFIIISIIYFKQLHTPTNSLILSLAVADLLVGLLVFPFNTRFTVSFCLDRGHLYCKLRNTFDVTLSTASILNLCCISIDRYYAVCQPLTYRAKMNFHVVGTMILMTWTVSVLVSVGFLVSEFNYEKCEKSCLIDILLANILGPILAFYVPVVIMLCIYLKIFLVAQRQARSIQNKSCQMRTFASTVSKLERKATKTLATVLGVFLMCWTPFFLCFSFQLLHGVSVPDSVFETLNWFALSNSMLNAFIYAFFYSWFRAAFKIIVSGKIFQGDFGNTKLT; encoded by the coding sequence ATGGCACCAGAGATTACTGTCAACGTCAGTGCTGCTGACCACATACCCCTGTGTTATGAATTAGATAAGAGGTTTTACATATTGATAAACAGTACTTCAACCGTATGTGTTTTCTTATATGTTTTCCTTGGCTGTTTATCAGTTGTTATTGTATGTGGAAATCTTTTCATTATAATCTCTATTATTTACTTcaagcagctccacactcctACAAACTCTCTCATCCTCTCGCTGGCTGTGGCTGACCTGCTGGTTGGGCTGCTAGTGTTTCCCTTCAACACCAGATTTACTGTGAGCTTCTGTCTTGATCGTGGGCATTTATATTGCAAACTACGAAACACTTTTGATGTAACACTGAGCACAGCTTCCATTTTGAATTTATGTTGTATTTCTATTGATAGATACTACGCAGTGTGTCAACCTCTCACCTACAGAGCTAAGATGAATTTTCATGTTGTTGGTACTATGATTCTGATGACCTGGACTGTTTCCGTTCTAGTTTCTGTTGGCTTTTTAGTTTCAGAATTTAATTATGAAAAGTGTGAAAAGTCCTGTCTTATTGATATTTTACTTGCAAATATTTTGGGACCTATTTTAGCATTTTATGTCCCAGTGGTCATAATGTTATGTATATACCTAAAGATTTTCCTTGTTGCACAGAGGCAGGCACGTAGTATACAGAACAAGAGCTGTCAAATGAGAACATTTGCATCCACTGTGAGTAAGCTGGAAAGAAAGGCCACTAAAACTCTCGCTACTGTTTTGGGAGTTTTTCTGATGTGTTGGACTCCTTTCTTTCTGTGCTTTAGCTTCCAGCTTTTACACGGCGTCTCGGTGCCAGATTCAGTGTTTGAAACGCTCAATTGGTTTGCATTGTCAAACTCAATgcttaatgcttttatttacgCTTTCTTCTACAGCTGGTTCCGAGCAGCTTTCAAAATCATTGTTTCTGGAAAAATATTTCAAGGTGATTTTGGTAACACAAAACTGACTTAG